The stretch of DNA tctattattattatttttatttttactaatgcTTCGATTATTAATaccataattatttattttaattattatttttactatttttaattaattatttattgtatCCTATTTCAATTTCTATGACACAAAATCTAATTTTTCTCTCAAACCTATAATCTAATGTCCAATTCTACTAACTTGGTTTTCGAGATGTGACAAGATTAACAAGATCTCTTTTTTCCATGTACTATTAAAAGTATGGATCATCTCAAATCCACCTATGAAGAAAGCTATGAAGTCTGCAACAAGCTAGAACAATCCAAACTTGTTTTTTTATCTATACTACATTTTCAAGAGTCATATTTAGTGCTGTGAGGGGCAAGTCTCAGTAACTAGATCTGATTATAAACAAACTAAATTGATTGGGAAAATGGCATATGGAAAAGACTTTCATTTATGTTTCTTTTAGATTTTGTAAGCCATTATGAAGTGTATATTCTGAAATTTCGAGACACTTTTCAAGTTTCACTAaaagaaagtatatatatgtgtgagaaAAGTCCGAGTGACGATTTTCCTTTTCCTTCAAAGTATTTCTTTAGTTCTTTGTTTTCCTTCAAAgtatttctttaattctttctttttcttaagtACTAAATGTTATTGCTGGTTACTCTTCATATGTAAGCTAGAAGCTAAGGATTCCTGGAAAATACAGAAGTGCTCTATCTCCTGGTAAGTCTGATAACTTTACATGTTAACACAAAGAATGCTATGAAGTCTATGGGTAGTAAGTTACGAATAAGAAGCCATGCATGGAGATTCTCTGTAACTTAAATGTAAGCAACCTATTTGTAAATTGGTTTAATGGTGAACGCATGTTCTTTAAGCAATTGTTGTTGCTAGTTTGAATTGGACATCTGAATATGGAGCTAGTAGTTATTGTTGGTGAGTCCCTAATATTGACTCCTATAAGGTTTTTCAAAGAAAATCTATTGTGATTGAAGTTCTAGAATTGGTGAATGAATTCATGATTGACTACTAAAGATGTATGTATTCTGGGAATAAATCTTGTTTAGTTTAGAATATAATGGAATGTGTGTGAGTGCATGCGATTCTGTTAAGTAACTAAGTGTATGTGCATAGAATGTACAATGTGAGGTGTGACTGCATTGATGTGTGTGAAGCATGATTTGAAGTGTACTTTGGTTAAGGAAATGAGTTAGCCTACCTGACTATGTGTTTATATTGGATATGTGATGTATGAATGGATATGTTTGGAAATTGGGGTCTATTTGATTGTAGAGAGGTTGAGTTGTGAGGTGGTCACCACGGTGGTATATGATGAAGTCCATCGGAACAGTAAAAATGAATTATGATATGCAAATTCTGAAAAAATTCTATGGACATAGGACATTCTGGAAAGGGCGAATAAGCCACATTTATAGTGgagatgatgggcaaacctcatgCGATGTGAGTTTAGGTAATTCCACATCACAAACACGTTAGTTATGAGATGTATGGGTGGCATTCTACTAGCCTTTATGGCGTACTCTAATTTGGCCTTTAAGGCACATTTTGTTAGTCTTTATGGCATTTTGTTATGGCCTTTATGGCATTCTGTTAACCTTTGTAACATTTTGATATGGCCTTTAtggaattatgttaaatttgtgGCATAATCTGTATATTACCTTTTTGTCGTAATATGCATGTCACCTTTGTGGCGTATTCTGTCTAGCCTTAATGGTTTATTCTGGTAAGTCTATGATAAGGATATGATCTTACTGAAGCTCTAATGTGAAAGGTCTTGTGATAAAATCAATTAAGTCTTAAGGAAAGTTCTTGAAAAGAAGTATGATTTAGAATGTTAGAAGAGGGTATCCATCATGGCTATTTGTCAGATTAGAATAAAGGCATATTCAATGAAAGAGTTCACCATTTTGAGTAATGGTGCTAATAAAGTGGAATTCTGAGTTATTTGATATTCATTGTATTGGTATAGTATTATAACTTGTTTTGAGCTCTGATGGGATCTAATCTGTTTACTATATGAAAATGTCTTAACTTGAATTAGGGTATGGtctaaattataatttgattttgtAAGATCAGTATACGTACTCGCTAAAAGTATGAATAGTAAGTGGTATCCGCCAAGAATGATTATTTGTTCGAGATTTATTGTTGGAAGTTATTTGAAGAGAAAGAGAAGGTAGTTCCAATTGACAAGACCTAAAGTCAGCCAAGTAATAGAATGAATGAGAATATGGTATGAATGCTAAGTGGCGTATAAGTATGATAGTATACAACTGACACTATGAATGTATTCACGAACGACAGAATGGAGAAGTCCAAATATTCAAAATGAAGAACTTATCATGAAAATTTAAAAAGGTAAGTTGTGTTCATAACTCACCAAGTTCCTCTGAACTTATtggtgttatatttatgtttcaaGTATTGTTGCGTCACTGTAAGTACTTGAGGAAATGATGCCAGGAATATGCCAGAGTAGCAGCAAATAAGGATACTATGCATACAGAGGATGTATAGAAAGGGTTAATGTTTTGAAAGACTATACCCTTACAGTTTGTCTTTGGTAACTTATGAGTTGTAATAAAATTTGGGCAAGACTGATACAATATGTTATTTGCAATTTCCTCCCTTTGTTCTTTAAATACGAAGTTTTTAATCAAGACTAATACGAAGTAATGAGAAATTTATTCAGTAAAGAGTTTTTGTCAATTGTTTTGAAAATTCTTTTAAGTTTTTTCTGAAGTAATACCTGAAACCTGGACCTGATGAATCGAGTTGAGtctagggtgttacaaaacttaACTCAGAGAAAGAATTATGCCAGATCATAAccatttttataatattgatAACTCTTAATTATATAGATTTTTAGAACATCTTTTTACTTAGAATTTATGCAAATCCTTAGTATTTTGATAACCAATTATGTGTTTTTAGTACATATCGGGAACTTTGgcacaattaaatcaaaattataatttttgagtaatttggtGCTAAATTCACATAGTTCTACTCTATGTTACTGCATTTTGGAAATTTCATAATTTGTCTTATAATTTCTACAGCTTGGTACACTAACCTGCTCGATGTTCAAAGCCAATATGAGTGGCACATGCAAATGATTTGGACAAAAATCAGCATAGGATGACAAGCTAAGGCATTTGGACTCAACAAAATTATTTTCACCTAGCTTGGAAATGGGTTGCTGAAAAGAACATGTCTGCCTTCTACATTGGAGCTCAAACCATCCATTAAGGTGGAAAGAAGCCCAATTTCGGCAATAACTTGATAGAGTGGCCCAATAaactttgaaataattatttaaggGTTCTTACATGTGTAAAAAAAACTCACAAATCAGCCCCATTCAGACTCTATAGTTGCCTTCCAATCCATGCCACAAATCAAGCAATAATCAAGCttgaatcatgaaaatttcaaCCACTCTCTCCATGATTTATGGTCGGCCATGCACAGGAGATTTCTAAAAGATGGTCATGCAATTTTTAGAAAACTCTCAAGCCTTCTCTCATGTATAAATACCACCCCCATTCACCTATCAACTCATGCCTCATCCCATAATCAATCATTCATTCTTTTCTCTCCCACGCTTACCCTTCTATTTCCCTTCATTTTTCCCATCCTCTCTTTGAGAGTTCCCTTAGTAAGTAGTTCTTGAGAGAAAATCTCTCTTGGCTGACCACCTTGAAGAGTAATTTACATCGGAGCAATAACAAAAATTAGATGAAGCCACCACCGATAGTTCTCGGGAAATCATCGAATTCATCTTAGAGTTTCTTCTTCCCttctcttttaattattcttagtTTATAAACATGattgcaaattatttgatttctttttcattaatgataATGGCTTAAATTTTTTTCAGCTAGGATGGTTACAATGCCTTGATTCGATTCgttcaatttatgtttatattgtttCGTGCCTCAATTGTTTATGCTaccaattaaaatcattcatgttGTTCACGTATTAAGATATGTTTGACTGCATTAGAATTAATCGCTTAATCCGAACCAAATCGTGGTTACTGACGTAATAATTGAAAGATGCATgctaaatttatatacgaacaaaaataaattaaatgttcatAATAATTCCAAAAGAACTCTATTACCATGGATAACATTagatttttgtaattaaattgtttcaaacctaactcgTCCCTGTTACTTTGcataaattctaaggaatcctTAGTTAAATGGTGACATGCAAATATCCACATTGTTCCTAATTGAAAAACATAAGATCTCGAAAGAGCTTATGATTTAGATTCCAAGTTCATAAAtgattgagttgccatggaatttttttgaaacattGTTAAACATGATAAAGAATGAATTGAATTAAGAGTTGTAATTTTTTtagcttattcatgttattgCTATTAAAAGTTGTCACATTGGAAGATTGAAAGGAAAGATTGGATAGCAAACTTCAaagattgaaaggaaaagaaaCTAGTAGATTGGAAGAGGGGCACTGTTCCACTCCTTTAGACTTTCCATCATTGGATCAATGATCTTCCCTTGGCACATAACATTGAACACCTTATCAAACTCCTCACCAAGTGAGGTAACTTTTTGCCCAGTTAGCAACCCAGTTCCAAGCGGCCCCCTCACGAATTTGTACAACGGATATGATCTGCAATCCTTGATCTTGTTTGAAATTGTTGCATTTCCATTCTCAACTCTAGCCCTTGCATTCTCAACCTTCTTGGGCAAAACAACCTTCAATTCATCTTCAAAAGCTGCAATATTTTGGAATATTGAAGTGCTTGGATTCTTCTCCATCTCACGCTCTATCATTGCATGCTCCACAAGAACTTGCCTCAAATTTTGCATCAATGAATAGGTAGCACTGGAAGGGTCATCGATATAGGTAAAAATGTATACGCGATCCACAGCTTGGAGTAAATCCTTTTCATAGAATCTTAAAGGGCGGATTTTACCATCAGTACCGGTAGTGAGTGTTTTCTTAGCTATCTGGCCCATTGTGTTCTTCACTATGTCCTTCAAATTATCATCTAAATGCCTCAAATCAATAGCTTGGCAAAGAGCCACGAAGAATGTTGTCAACATTAGCTTCAAGAGACCGATAACTTCAACAGTTTTTAATGCAAAGATTAATCCCAAGGAGTTCACATCTTGGTTGTGTTACTCAATACTTTGAACATGGGTGGTGACTGGATTATCCAAGTATTGGAGCTGAGAACAATAGGAAGCTATTGCAACTTCAGTACCCTTAAAACCATAATCCAGACTTGGGTTCGAACCACTAGAGAGGCTTGTTGGGAGGCCATTattgtagaaatcattaaaaaatttagaGAACTGAGCAAACATAAGTTTCCCAATAGCTGCAATAGCTAAACGAGCATTGTCCATTAAAACACCAATTGGGGTACCCTGGAAGTTGGCACAGTGTAATGCCTTGTTCCTTGAGACATCTGCCAAGGGGTTATCATTGATAGAGTTCATCTCTTTTTCAATCGATTTGGTTGCGAATCTGATCAGTTCAATCTGTGGACCAAGCCATTGTGGAGCTGACCTTAGAGCATAGTGATCTTGTTTCAGTTTCTGCAAAGGGTCAATTTCATGGATCCTCTTAGCCGTTGTAAAGATAGTGCTTCCCTCAAGTATGTGTCCCATTATAGCAGCAGACTCGATTTGTCCTAGATGATGCTTCAATTTATGAATCAAATGGTCAATGAACTCAGGTAATCTACAATTCATGGCTTTAGCAAATATTGCAGCCAAAATTTCTTACAAAACAGCAAATATGTTTGCTTCAAAAAGAACCATGGCAGCCATGGTAGAACCAACTGCAGTGCCATTGACTAGTGCAAGGCGTTCTTTCGGCTGCAACTCGAAGAACTCAGAATCAATATCAGCTACACGAAAGGCTGCTTGGGCATCAAGGGGTTCCCTATTGGGTCCAATGGCTTTGGAATTAGGCCTGCCAATGAGCAATCCAACAATATAGGAAAGAGGAATAATATCACCAGATGCAGTAACTGAGCCACGAAGCGGCAGGCATGGGGTGACATTGTGGTTAAGAAGCTTGGTGATTGCCTCCAGAATTTTGAACCTAATCCCAGAGTATCTCTAGAGTAGGGTGTTCGTCCTAACAAGCATGGAGGCTCAAGTTGCTGAGGGAGTAAGTGTGTGGCATGACTCACTTCCATACCCAAAGGTCCCAGCATTCAAGAACCTAAACCAACAAAACACATTCAATGAATGAAtaaaactttcttcaactttgtgATTATAGCAACttccttctttttcattttcaaatattatattaataaattaattaactaataaatgagaatttattttatattttttgaaatttttgtgtaaAGGGTAGAGACGGATATTGAATCACCCGTGAGTTTCACCGGAACCTTGGCTACTAGTGAAAAATTGTACTTGCACAGGTTCTCATTTGATGAAACTTAACTAAAGATTATTCATCCAAACAGATACAATGGTGAGATTGTATCAAAAAGTAGGGTTGAGCAAAAAATACCGATcaaatcaagaaaccaagaaaccGATTCTACCCCTATCAAAAACTACCCAaaaactcacggcaatggagtaTATAATCTGATACATGTCTTAAAGTACATATTTCCTATATCCAGTGGGGCAGTTTATGGAAAATGCACGTTGTTGGTGCATGGATATAAAAAGCTCACCTAATAAGCAACTTTTGAAGGACAGCTCCATCCTTGGTTCTTAGACGAAAATTAGCACCAAAACCAGTAGTAATGTCACAATTGTCAACACCATTGTGGAGGCCTTCAAGGACTCAATCAGAACTAGCATTAACTCCAGCTCCTTCCCCCTCAGAAAGCTCAACCTTGACACCCAACTCACTTTTAGCTACGGCTGCAACTTGAGAAAAGGTCAAGGCCTCACCACCAAACTTCACCAGTGGTCTCCTATACTCGGAAACCATATGTTTCACTTCATCCAAATGGCCTCCCTTGAGAGAGTCAGCTGCAACACCCCAGCTCAAAGGGTCGACCGAAGAAAGAGGTGATAATGGCTTCCCTTGAGGGATTCtctctgtcgaaaccatttttttgaaaaaaacaaaaattttaggttgtcgactttaaaaaataaaaattgggagtcgccaccaatcttttattaaggtgtgatcgagtcacctaaaaatgactttggtctacaaattttagaaaaacgggtccgggagtcggttacgtatgaggaaggattagcaccctcattacgtccaaaaattggtacctagttaattaattaatgtcttaatgtcgaaaatttgaaaatcgtaatccttagcaaaaacttaaaacgttGCGTATTAAGACCCatatcatttcagagaaataaaataccacacccaatacgttagggcacgacattctaattttccccaaaaatgaattagggcaaaatactagtgcaataaaaaatgtaaaagaatatccatttattcaagatttaataaATCGCGGcctaatacgttagggcacaattcctctaaaatcccaaactcggaatatttcctttattgtttttaaaaaaaatattcatttcgagaaatcaatgcgtcacatccaatacgttaggacacaacgtgttgaattcccaataatgagttcttattttttttgattaaagagaaatcctcgattgttagattttcaaaaaaatcagaacccaatagttagggctcaattt from Gossypium hirsutum isolate 1008001.06 chromosome D04, Gossypium_hirsutum_v2.1, whole genome shotgun sequence encodes:
- the LOC121203381 gene encoding phenylalanine ammonia-lyase, whose translation is MVSTERIPQGKPLSPLSSVDPLSWGVAADSLKGGHLDEVKHMVSEYRRPLVKFGGEALTFSQVAAVAKSLHNGVDNCDITTGFGANFRLRTKDGAVLQKLLIRFLNAGTFGFKILEAITKLLNHNVTPCLPLRGSVTASGDIIPLSYIVGLLIGRPNSKAIGPNREPLDAQAAFRVADIDSEFFELQPKERLALVNGTAVGSTMAAMVLFEANIFAVL